A genomic region of Ignavibacteria bacterium contains the following coding sequences:
- a CDS encoding GIY-YIG nuclease family protein, which yields MHSLKTNRYYVGQTNDLERRLMYHNSGYNPSTKSGIPWELVYVEEYSSKQEAFNREQEIKKKKSRKYIEELISRAQF from the coding sequence TTGCACTCCTTAAAAACCAATCGATATTATGTAGGACAAACAAATGATTTAGAACGAAGATTAATGTATCACAACTCAGGTTATAATCCATCTACAAAGAGTGGAATTCCCTGGGAATTAGTTTATGTAGAAGAATATTCAAGTAAACAAGAAGCATTCAATCGAGAGCAAGAGATAAAAAAGAAGAAGAGTCGGAAGTATATAGAGGAGTTGATAAGTCGAGCTCAGTTTTGA
- a CDS encoding GIY-YIG nuclease family protein — translation MGEKFYVYILHSLKTNRYYVGQTNDLERRLMYHNSGYDFLMR, via the coding sequence ATGGGGGAAAAGTTTTACGTATACATATTGCACTCCTTAAAAACCAATCGATATTATGTAGGACAAACAAATGATTTAGAACGAAGATTAATGTATCATAACTCAGGTTATGATTTTTTAATGAGATAG
- a CDS encoding DUF4397 domain-containing protein: protein MTNRNVRIFILLILSMFMFTSCEDFRGRFPSGPIESPFGFEKGETGVRFINLCVKSNQLDFVVATKKLVSAARYKYAGQIFNVGSGNRSIQIKSTENPNQNFADFSLNIDPEKIYTIVAYNKISDFQYAVIQNDPKTIGAGRSLIRFFHGTKDIAGTIDVKITNDEGTKLLQGISFGNISDFIELKSGSNKIIITATGTNYIIMTNVTYLESGKVYTAFLTGAYNATGDEKINLNFLNESDTRAQVLFNYAEGEASVRFLNGSVDSPNLDFVIDDAKVLVDQPFKLASALIKVKAGSRTIKILESGGISPIFTGSFNFELDKSYMVIAINNFLNLSGLVLETPSKSPGGDRAFLRVVHISPNAPSVYIKFSSSVDRPPNYVTLSYRGVSNFIEYPAGPLDVVIYQAGTTDTLKYGRMFLDGGRVYSAYIIGFITGTQSSPISFDLLIDSEPGSQMLFNWF from the coding sequence ATGACAAACAGGAATGTCAGGATTTTTATTTTATTGATTCTAAGCATGTTTATGTTCACTTCTTGTGAGGACTTTCGCGGCAGATTTCCATCTGGTCCAATTGAATCTCCATTTGGGTTTGAAAAAGGGGAAACTGGAGTAAGATTTATTAACCTTTGTGTAAAATCTAATCAATTGGATTTTGTAGTTGCAACTAAAAAATTAGTTTCAGCTGCCAGATATAAATATGCAGGACAAATTTTTAATGTTGGAAGTGGAAATAGAAGCATTCAAATTAAGTCGACAGAAAATCCAAACCAAAATTTTGCTGACTTCTCACTGAATATTGATCCAGAAAAAATTTATACAATAGTAGCTTATAATAAAATTTCAGATTTTCAATATGCTGTAATTCAAAATGATCCAAAAACAATAGGTGCAGGTAGATCATTAATTAGATTTTTTCATGGAACAAAAGATATTGCTGGAACTATTGATGTAAAGATAACTAACGATGAGGGGACTAAACTTCTTCAGGGTATATCATTTGGTAATATTTCAGATTTTATTGAATTGAAATCTGGCAGTAATAAAATAATAATTACTGCAACGGGGACTAATTATATAATTATGACAAATGTTACGTATCTTGAATCAGGTAAAGTATACACAGCATTTTTAACCGGTGCATATAATGCAACAGGTGATGAAAAAATTAACTTAAATTTTTTAAATGAGAGTGATACTCGAGCACAAGTTCTTTTTAATTATGCTGAAGGAGAAGCTTCAGTTAGATTTCTTAATGGTTCGGTAGACTCACCTAATTTAGATTTTGTAATTGATGATGCTAAGGTTTTAGTTGATCAACCATTTAAACTGGCATCAGCGCTAATTAAAGTTAAAGCAGGATCAAGAACTATAAAAATATTAGAGAGTGGGGGAATTTCTCCAATATTTACAGGTTCATTTAATTTTGAACTTGATAAATCGTATATGGTGATTGCAATTAATAATTTTTTGAACCTTTCTGGATTAGTACTTGAGACTCCGTCAAAAAGTCCCGGTGGTGATAGAGCTTTCTTGAGAGTAGTTCATATTTCACCAAATGCACCTTCGGTTTATATAAAATTTTCTTCAAGTGTTGATAGACCACCAAATTATGTGACCTTGAGTTATCGTGGTGTTTCAAATTTTATAGAGTATCCAGCAGGTCCACTTGATGTTGTCATTTATCAGGCAGGAACTACTGATACATTAAAATATGGAAGAATGTTTTTGGATGGCGGTAGGGTTTATTCAGCTTATATTATTGGTTTTATTACTGGTACACAAAGTTCACCTATTAGCTTTGATTTGTTGATTGATTCTGAACCAGGTTCACAAATGTTATTTAACTGGTTTTAA
- a CDS encoding DUF4397 domain-containing protein, producing the protein MTNWKIKYFIIIFFQILIFLMINSCGPVKEWPTEPGKSTLGKGTKVRFVNLLLENPPIDIYINNVKVYSYSTYKLATYYFDLNPGLHEIKISRISETDALLKDTIKLDSNKFYSINFVGSGNKIKLKTIEIKQLNPQPDYALVRFIHGFDEIDSVDIAIYNQSDNFLFTGINYTDATDFLRISPGTSKVNVFESGFEKLIFTSTINLEANKIYSIYVSGNISALDSTALNANILDETKYTDQTLFSFEQGISKVRFINGITSAQSAQILIDNNPFRSSIPFNQATSFQNLKAGARRIKINLSSGAGSLDTTLVFEELKNYTVYLSNAKNKISIYTFTNESKTIPGNRALLRIINASIDIENVLINYKSLLGQGIKEIQTYGQATEYFELAPGQNILSLSSSGKPNLLSISAYLEGGRIYSAFLTGSYTGNDRNSLMLSFVKDNDTLGQNLFTFEQVKSAVKLINGSPDFNGLDLIIDENKVHSNLNYKYATKFFSVNTGFRTIQVKPSDSNTPIFQSTINLEIEKKYLLFSVGSSVSPEVLVLESTQRTIPIGNSSLRFVNGIYDQNSVDVKIINQNGSLPINQIPSKTVTNFYNVAGGKNQIVVYQSGTQNVLVSCEADIDVGVSYTILLSGLSSGSVDKRYSIGFLKETEDLYQKLPEFSSIKTNVRFLNGLSDNPIVDFYVDSVKYAGNINYRLATGLLKIPSGNNRNLMVTQSGSITQIYSRVANIDFAKEYTFIVCGEKNFPDGFLIENPPKTVPSGKSSIRFVHAAPGLGNMTISIQNALGIYNVPNVPFKTTSNYVDVIAGNNQITVTISSSTGNVILTSDAYLEENKIYTVYILGKSGNTGVSALDIYFLIESNPGAQQLFKFAPLRSKLRFVNGSTDNPNLQLSVDNEFVATNVTYKFATALLNVNSGNNKDVKVFEFGSTTPLISQSLNLSHTKAYTFLVTNRKTNLEYILFENPVKIVPAGKASLRIVHGAFDLAPVNITFNNYTSTTKITALSYKSVSNYLDLNAGFNEIIITKSASPSQLILAIDATLEEGKLYTVYLLGNNSGNFGEEYSLNFLDETNPSGQSLFSYTPSLIARMRVINASPNSTGFDVTLNQTSFVQNILFGNSSGYQFFRSGLREIKVFRSGQTSQPLISFNFQFETNRLYSFLLMDSVSNLTPVLIEDLNFNIDETKAYVRFINASSNSPPFDIKIGNPNGSIKHSYFTYQQITNYEPYDPQVLSFVFTRSGTSEELTSLRGFSLSAGKVYTIIVMGFYQGQIGQNLQVKWFQDY; encoded by the coding sequence ATGACGAATTGGAAAATTAAATATTTCATTATCATATTTTTTCAAATTTTAATTTTCTTAATGATCAATTCTTGTGGACCAGTTAAAGAATGGCCTACTGAACCGGGTAAATCGACTCTTGGTAAAGGTACAAAAGTTCGTTTTGTTAATCTTTTACTTGAAAATCCACCGATTGATATCTATATAAACAATGTAAAAGTTTATTCATATTCCACCTATAAACTAGCAACTTACTACTTTGATTTAAATCCGGGTTTACATGAGATTAAAATTTCAAGGATCTCCGAAACAGATGCTCTCCTTAAAGATACAATAAAGCTTGATTCTAATAAGTTTTATTCAATTAATTTTGTTGGTAGTGGAAATAAAATCAAATTAAAAACGATTGAAATAAAACAATTAAATCCACAGCCTGATTATGCGTTAGTAAGATTTATCCATGGATTTGATGAAATCGATAGTGTCGATATAGCAATCTACAATCAATCAGATAATTTTTTATTCACAGGAATTAATTATACAGATGCAACAGATTTTTTACGAATTTCACCTGGAACATCAAAAGTAAATGTTTTTGAGTCAGGTTTTGAAAAATTAATCTTTACCTCCACCATTAATCTTGAAGCGAATAAAATTTATTCGATTTATGTTTCAGGTAATATTAGTGCTTTAGATAGTACGGCTTTAAATGCAAACATACTTGATGAAACAAAATATACTGATCAAACATTGTTTAGTTTTGAGCAGGGTATTTCTAAGGTAAGATTTATAAATGGAATAACATCAGCACAATCTGCACAAATACTAATTGACAATAATCCTTTTAGAAGCTCAATTCCTTTCAACCAAGCCACATCATTTCAAAATCTCAAAGCAGGTGCAAGAAGAATAAAAATTAATCTAAGTTCAGGGGCTGGCTCTCTTGATACAACTTTAGTGTTTGAAGAACTAAAAAATTACACAGTTTATTTATCAAATGCTAAAAATAAAATTTCAATTTATACTTTCACAAATGAGTCAAAGACAATTCCAGGGAATCGTGCTTTACTTAGAATAATTAATGCATCAATTGATATAGAAAATGTTTTAATAAACTACAAATCATTACTTGGTCAAGGAATAAAAGAGATACAAACTTACGGCCAAGCAACGGAATACTTTGAACTCGCACCGGGACAAAATATTCTTTCATTAAGTTCGAGTGGTAAACCGAACTTACTAAGCATTTCAGCTTATCTTGAAGGCGGAAGAATTTATTCAGCATTTTTAACCGGTTCTTACACAGGTAATGATAGAAATTCTTTGATGCTTAGTTTTGTAAAGGATAATGATACACTTGGGCAGAATCTTTTTACATTTGAGCAGGTTAAATCTGCGGTGAAATTGATCAATGGTTCGCCAGATTTTAATGGTTTAGATTTAATTATTGATGAAAATAAAGTCCACTCGAATTTGAATTATAAATATGCAACTAAGTTTTTTTCGGTCAACACTGGATTTAGAACAATTCAAGTAAAGCCTTCTGATTCAAATACACCAATTTTTCAATCAACAATAAATTTAGAGATTGAAAAGAAATATCTTTTATTCTCTGTTGGAAGTTCTGTCTCGCCTGAGGTTTTAGTGCTTGAATCAACTCAAAGAACTATACCAATAGGAAATTCAAGTCTAAGATTCGTTAATGGCATCTATGATCAGAATTCTGTGGATGTTAAAATCATAAATCAAAATGGTTCTTTACCTATTAATCAAATTCCATCAAAAACTGTAACAAACTTCTATAATGTCGCTGGCGGAAAGAATCAGATTGTAGTCTATCAGTCAGGAACACAAAATGTTTTAGTCTCCTGCGAAGCAGATATTGATGTTGGTGTGTCGTACACAATTTTGTTGAGCGGATTAAGCTCGGGAAGTGTAGATAAAAGATATTCGATAGGATTTTTAAAAGAGACAGAGGACTTATATCAAAAACTTCCAGAATTTAGTTCAATCAAAACAAATGTTCGATTTTTGAATGGACTTTCTGATAATCCCATTGTTGATTTTTATGTTGATAGTGTGAAGTATGCAGGAAATATTAATTATAGACTTGCAACAGGTTTATTGAAGATACCTTCTGGCAATAATCGAAATTTAATGGTTACTCAATCTGGAAGTATAACTCAAATTTATAGTCGAGTAGCTAATATAGATTTTGCTAAAGAATACACATTTATTGTTTGCGGCGAAAAAAATTTCCCAGATGGATTTCTAATTGAAAATCCGCCAAAAACTGTTCCTTCTGGTAAGTCAAGCATTAGATTTGTGCATGCTGCACCCGGGCTCGGTAATATGACTATAAGCATTCAAAATGCTTTGGGAATTTATAACGTTCCAAATGTACCTTTCAAGACAACATCAAATTATGTTGATGTAATTGCTGGTAATAATCAGATTACCGTGACAATATCATCATCGACTGGGAATGTTATTTTAACATCGGACGCATATCTTGAGGAAAATAAAATTTACACTGTTTACATTCTTGGAAAATCCGGTAATACCGGTGTTTCAGCATTGGATATTTACTTCCTGATCGAGTCAAATCCTGGAGCTCAGCAATTATTCAAGTTTGCACCGTTGCGAAGTAAATTAAGATTTGTCAATGGTTCCACTGATAATCCAAATTTACAATTGAGTGTTGATAATGAGTTTGTCGCAACGAATGTGACTTACAAATTTGCAACTGCACTTCTTAATGTGAATTCAGGAAACAATAAAGATGTGAAAGTCTTTGAATTTGGTTCAACCACTCCATTAATTAGTCAGAGTTTAAATTTAAGCCATACAAAAGCATATACTTTTTTAGTAACAAATAGGAAAACCAATCTTGAATATATTTTATTTGAAAATCCAGTAAAGATAGTCCCTGCAGGAAAAGCGAGCCTTAGAATAGTTCATGGTGCATTTGACTTAGCACCTGTTAATATAACTTTTAATAATTACACTTCAACAACTAAAATTACAGCTTTAAGTTATAAAAGCGTTTCAAATTACCTTGATCTGAATGCAGGATTTAACGAGATAATAATTACAAAATCAGCTTCGCCGAGTCAATTGATTTTAGCTATTGATGCAACTCTTGAAGAGGGGAAACTTTACACAGTTTATTTGCTTGGAAACAATTCAGGAAATTTTGGTGAAGAATACTCACTGAACTTTTTAGATGAGACTAATCCTTCAGGTCAATCATTATTTAGCTATACACCAAGTCTTATTGCTCGGATGAGAGTAATAAATGCATCACCAAATTCCACAGGTTTCGATGTAACGCTTAATCAAACAAGTTTTGTACAGAATATTTTATTCGGAAATTCATCAGGATATCAATTTTTTAGAAGTGGGTTGAGAGAAATAAAAGTTTTCCGATCCGGTCAAACATCTCAACCTTTAATTAGTTTTAATTTCCAATTTGAAACAAATAGACTTTATTCATTTTTATTAATGGACTCAGTTTCTAATTTAACTCCAGTACTAATCGAGGATTTAAATTTCAATATAGATGAAACAAAAGCTTATGTTCGTTTTATAAATGCATCATCTAATTCACCACCATTTGATATCAAAATTGGTAACCCAAATGGTTCTATAAAACATAGCTATTTTACTTATCAGCAGATTACAAATTATGAACCTTATGACCCGCAAGTTTTAAGTTTTGTTTTTACTAGATCAGGTACATCAGAGGAATTAACTAGTCTAAGAGGTTTTTCACTTTCAGCCGGGAAGGTTTATACGATTATTGTAATGGGATTTTATCAAGGACAAATAGGACAAAATTTACAGGTTAAATGGTTTCAGGATTATTAA
- the mazG gene encoding nucleoside triphosphate pyrophosphohydrolase, translating into MTEKEYKELEEIIRLLRKECPWDRIQTNDTIKEATLEEAYEVVEAIDQKDYDELKKELGDLLLHVIFHSVIAEEMNAFTLAEVINLEKEKLIRRHPHVFGNTEVKDHHDVKHNWEKIKLTEGRKSVVDGIPNELPALQRAHRIQEKVAKIGFEWTTREEAFKKVEEEIYELKHSLDKNLIDEIEDEFGDLLFSLVNFARLLNVNAETALRKANRKFIRRFQFIEEKLKLENRELKDLKIEELLSLWDLSKNIENIKRND; encoded by the coding sequence ATGACCGAAAAAGAATACAAAGAACTTGAAGAGATAATTAGACTATTAAGAAAAGAATGCCCTTGGGATAGAATTCAGACTAATGATACTATCAAAGAAGCAACTCTTGAAGAAGCTTATGAAGTGGTTGAAGCAATTGATCAGAAAGATTATGACGAACTCAAGAAAGAGTTGGGTGATTTATTATTGCATGTAATTTTTCATTCTGTGATAGCTGAAGAAATGAATGCCTTTACTCTTGCGGAAGTGATTAACCTTGAAAAGGAAAAATTAATTCGAAGACACCCGCATGTTTTTGGCAATACTGAAGTAAAAGATCATCACGACGTAAAACATAATTGGGAAAAAATTAAACTTACTGAAGGACGTAAATCAGTTGTAGATGGGATTCCAAATGAACTTCCAGCTTTACAGAGAGCACATCGAATTCAGGAGAAAGTAGCTAAGATTGGCTTCGAATGGACTACAAGAGAAGAGGCTTTCAAAAAAGTTGAAGAAGAAATTTATGAACTAAAACATTCACTCGATAAAAATCTAATTGATGAAATTGAAGATGAGTTTGGTGATTTGTTATTCTCGCTTGTAAACTTTGCGAGACTTCTAAATGTAAATGCTGAAACCGCCCTTCGAAAAGCAAATAGAAAATTCATCAGAAGGTTTCAATTTATCGAAGAAAAGTTGAAATTGGAGAATAGAGAATTAAAAGACTTAAAGATCGAAGAGTTGTTATCACTGTGGGATCTATCAAAAAATATTGAAAATATTAAGCGAAATGATTGA
- a CDS encoding HU family DNA-binding protein — MGKALSKTEIIAKLAEKNGLTKKQVKQLLEDLANLAYQEAKNSFTLPGLGKLVLVERKERMARNPRTGEMVKVPAKKVVKFKVAKACKEAILGSK; from the coding sequence ATGGGGAAAGCATTATCAAAAACCGAAATCATTGCTAAACTTGCAGAAAAAAATGGCCTTACTAAAAAGCAAGTCAAGCAATTACTTGAAGATCTTGCAAATCTCGCTTACCAAGAAGCAAAAAATTCATTCACTCTTCCGGGGCTTGGAAAACTTGTTCTTGTTGAAAGAAAAGAAAGAATGGCAAGAAATCCACGAACTGGCGAAATGGTAAAAGTGCCAGCAAAGAAAGTTGTGAAATTTAAAGTTGCAAAAGCTTGTAAAGAAGCAATCCTCGGTTCTAAATAA
- a CDS encoding serine hydrolase, which translates to MKKILALVLFFISTSFAQYPSLISPEEIGLSSERLKYIDSVVIKNINEGNLPGAVILIGNNNGVVYRKAFGNSWLVPEKKPMKIETIFDLASLTKPIATATSIMILVERGVISLEDEVRKYIPEFKPFVDENGKEHHAKIYHLLTHTSGLPDYTNADSIKNKYGYPAPEGTIETICNLPRFAPPGKEFKYSCLGFITLAEIIKRITGKNIAEFSKENIFVPLGMKKTTYNPDENLKKDCAPTEIRDGKILCGEVHDPLANVQGGISGNAGLFSTGDDLAIFAQMILNKGIYKGKRILGSKTVELMTSIYPKVEFAGRGLGWDINSAYMQQRGDIFEIGSFGHTGFTGTSIHISKKENIFLIILTNRVHPDGKGNVASLRRAIANIVASAIVK; encoded by the coding sequence ATGAAAAAGATTTTAGCTTTAGTTTTATTTTTCATTTCTACCTCTTTTGCCCAATATCCATCATTGATCTCACCAGAAGAAATTGGATTATCTTCGGAAAGATTAAAATACATTGATAGTGTTGTAATTAAGAATATCAATGAAGGGAATTTGCCTGGAGCTGTAATTTTAATTGGTAATAACAACGGGGTTGTTTATAGAAAAGCCTTTGGAAATTCATGGCTTGTTCCAGAAAAGAAACCGATGAAAATTGAAACTATTTTTGATCTTGCTTCTCTTACAAAACCAATTGCAACTGCAACATCTATAATGATTTTAGTCGAACGTGGAGTTATCTCTCTTGAAGATGAAGTCAGAAAATACATTCCAGAATTTAAGCCATTCGTAGATGAAAATGGTAAAGAACATCACGCAAAAATTTATCACTTGCTCACTCATACTTCAGGATTGCCCGATTACACAAATGCTGATTCAATCAAAAATAAATATGGTTATCCTGCACCAGAGGGAACAATTGAGACAATCTGTAATTTGCCGAGGTTTGCACCGCCTGGAAAAGAATTTAAATACAGCTGCCTTGGTTTCATCACTCTTGCAGAAATTATTAAAAGAATAACTGGTAAAAACATCGCTGAATTTTCAAAAGAAAATATTTTTGTTCCTCTCGGTATGAAAAAGACAACTTATAATCCTGATGAAAATCTAAAAAAAGACTGTGCCCCAACTGAAATTAGAGACGGAAAAATTTTATGCGGTGAAGTTCACGATCCTCTGGCAAATGTACAGGGAGGAATTTCAGGGAATGCTGGACTTTTCTCGACTGGCGATGATCTCGCCATTTTTGCCCAGATGATTCTAAATAAAGGAATTTACAAAGGAAAGAGGATTTTAGGTTCAAAAACCGTTGAATTGATGACTTCTATTTACCCCAAAGTTGAATTTGCTGGTCGTGGTCTCGGCTGGGATATAAACTCGGCCTATATGCAGCAAAGAGGAGACATCTTTGAAATTGGTTCGTTCGGTCATACAGGATTTACCGGCACTTCAATTCACATATCAAAGAAAGAAAATATATTTTTGATAATTCTCACAAACCGAGTTCATCCCGATGGAAAAGGAAACGTTGCTTCCTTGAGAAGAGCTATTGCGAATATAGTCGCATCTGCGATTGTGAAATGA
- a CDS encoding T9SS type A sorting domain-containing protein — MKTFYLSAIFFFISLNLIAQINLEYQSPYFQYYSTAGWFPFKKNGSNWEYRFYYVDSTKFQIYSSVYNGTVQYQYNFTQPEVTAGGQIYSLGVDLTGDNIVEFYVIGQYTVSSYTRQSVRILNIVNNQTILELNSQNYYYSAPSIYDIDGDGILELIFFEYDIINSWRYRLIVYNTNVGTGTLENNPIVGFDLKQNYPNPFNPNTTIEFKVPYSSQVKLDVINLNGQIIKTIVNDELQAGNYKVEWNGTDNFNNRVSSGVYIYRLIQNENELSRKMILLK; from the coding sequence ATGAAAACATTCTATCTTTCAGCAATATTCTTTTTTATCTCTTTAAATCTGATTGCACAAATTAATCTTGAGTATCAATCACCATATTTTCAATATTACAGTACAGCGGGTTGGTTCCCATTCAAAAAAAATGGTTCAAATTGGGAATATCGATTTTATTATGTCGATTCAACAAAATTTCAGATCTACTCTTCAGTTTATAATGGAACTGTTCAATATCAATATAATTTCACTCAACCCGAAGTTACAGCTGGAGGTCAAATATACTCTCTAGGAGTTGATTTGACAGGCGATAATATTGTTGAATTCTATGTAATAGGACAATACACAGTATCTTCCTATACAAGACAATCAGTAAGAATTTTAAATATCGTAAATAATCAAACTATTCTCGAACTTAACTCACAAAATTATTATTACTCTGCCCCATCAATTTACGATATTGATGGTGATGGAATTTTAGAATTGATATTTTTTGAATATGATATAATCAATTCATGGAGATATCGGTTGATTGTTTATAATACAAATGTTGGTACAGGAACTCTTGAGAACAACCCAATTGTAGGCTTTGATCTCAAACAAAATTATCCCAACCCTTTCAATCCAAATACTACTATAGAATTTAAAGTCCCCTACAGTAGTCAAGTAAAATTAGATGTTATTAATCTGAATGGTCAAATAATTAAGACTATTGTTAATGATGAACTTCAAGCTGGAAATTACAAAGTTGAATGGAATGGAACTGATAATTTTAACAATAGAGTTTCGAGCGGTGTCTATATTTATAGATTGATACAAAATGAAAATGAACTTTCACGAAAAATGATTTTACTAAAATAA
- a CDS encoding T9SS type A sorting domain-containing protein encodes MKKLLTLLALISSNLFAQFFWSNPSIQNNTLRDIDFFNNSTLYAVGDLGTILTSTDQGKTWNVIHRFLGLENDLYSIDFSDENNGWICGNYGLIIRTFDGTQSWQIQSSPTMNNLRKVFALRWDKAWIVGENGTILYADNGYTFVQQTSPTQRNLNSVFFIDENNGFIVGDSGVMLRTYNAGSYWQPIPLPQVKKNISDIYFTSSTRGYAVGDSGLILRTTNGGISWQIIGQDVTQSDLKSIFFFDDLRGYVVGKESRIFFTNNGGETWTFQLSPTWRTLYGCYFISQSIGIAIGDWGTILRTTNGGDGWFQLNKGSDEYLNKSFFINENYGWVAGDRGTILKTTNGGQSWYRVLCWNRWNQFMTADINAIQMFNESQGYAIGDSGYFGWTSDGGENWRFYHYDSTNRMDDLFGIHFFDQWNGWVVGGYWSQPVFLKTTNGGQSWYIWRPSDQYYAAVPLHVQMLNYSYGWASGRTGVLRYTTNGGESWNYYDPNILGFGDWLNWIKFVNPNVGWTCGKAGKIFKTTNSGLYWFEQFSGTSKELMSINFYDENFGFAVGREGIILKTTDGGENWIELPRFTRKDLKSVFIINNQVAYITGDLGLILKTTNGGTTFVEIENPLLETFKVEQNFPNPFNSSTTIKFNLPHQSNVRVSVYNSLGQLITILLDKELPAGSHEIYFNVKNLNSEIPSGIYFINLNSGHHNKTIKAVYLK; translated from the coding sequence ATGAAAAAACTATTAACTTTACTCGCCCTTATATCTTCAAATCTCTTTGCACAATTTTTCTGGAGCAATCCTTCAATTCAAAATAATACTTTGCGTGATATAGATTTTTTTAATAACTCAACACTTTATGCTGTCGGTGACTTAGGAACCATCCTTACCTCAACTGATCAGGGTAAAACCTGGAATGTTATTCATCGTTTTCTTGGACTTGAGAACGATCTTTATTCGATTGATTTTTCAGATGAAAATAATGGATGGATCTGTGGAAATTATGGTTTGATAATTCGAACTTTTGATGGAACTCAGAGCTGGCAAATTCAATCATCGCCAACTATGAACAATCTTAGAAAAGTTTTTGCATTAAGGTGGGATAAAGCCTGGATCGTTGGTGAAAATGGAACTATTCTATATGCTGATAATGGTTATACATTTGTTCAACAAACATCCCCGACTCAACGAAATCTGAATTCAGTTTTTTTCATTGATGAAAATAATGGTTTCATAGTTGGTGATTCAGGTGTAATGCTGAGAACTTACAATGCTGGTTCATACTGGCAACCTATTCCACTTCCACAGGTGAAAAAAAATATTTCTGATATTTACTTTACTTCTTCAACTCGAGGTTATGCAGTAGGTGATTCTGGATTAATTTTAAGAACTACAAATGGCGGAATAAGCTGGCAAATAATTGGTCAGGATGTAACTCAATCTGATTTAAAGTCTATTTTCTTTTTTGATGATTTAAGAGGTTATGTTGTCGGAAAAGAATCAAGAATCTTTTTTACAAATAATGGAGGCGAGACCTGGACTTTTCAATTGAGTCCAACCTGGCGAACACTTTACGGATGTTATTTTATCTCTCAATCTATTGGTATTGCAATTGGTGATTGGGGAACCATCCTTAGAACAACAAACGGCGGTGATGGATGGTTTCAGCTTAATAAAGGAAGCGACGAATATCTTAACAAATCATTCTTTATCAATGAAAATTACGGCTGGGTTGCTGGTGATCGAGGAACAATCTTAAAAACAACTAATGGAGGACAAAGCTGGTATCGTGTCCTTTGCTGGAATCGATGGAATCAATTTATGACAGCCGATATTAATGCAATCCAGATGTTTAATGAAAGTCAGGGATATGCAATTGGCGACTCAGGCTATTTTGGATGGACATCAGATGGAGGTGAAAACTGGAGGTTTTATCACTACGATTCAACAAATCGAATGGATGATTTATTTGGAATTCACTTCTTTGATCAATGGAATGGATGGGTTGTGGGCGGATACTGGAGTCAACCTGTTTTTCTTAAAACAACTAACGGTGGACAAAGCTGGTATATCTGGCGACCCTCTGATCAATACTATGCAGCGGTTCCTCTTCATGTTCAAATGTTAAATTACTCTTACGGTTGGGCATCAGGACGAACTGGGGTCTTACGTTATACAACAAATGGCGGTGAAAGCTGGAATTACTATGATCCTAATATTTTAGGTTTTGGTGATTGGTTAAACTGGATTAAGTTTGTTAATCCAAATGTAGGATGGACTTGCGGCAAAGCAGGAAAAATTTTTAAGACCACTAACTCTGGACTTTATTGGTTTGAGCAATTTTCAGGAACGAGTAAAGAATTGATGTCAATTAATTTTTATGATGAAAATTTTGGATTTGCTGTCGGCAGAGAAGGAATTATCTTAAAAACAACCGATGGCGGAGAAAATTGGATTGAACTCCCAAGATTTACAAGAAAAGATTTAAAATCTGTTTTCATTATAAATAATCAAGTTGCTTACATAACTGGAGATCTCGGTTTAATTTTGAAAACAACAAATGGCGGAACTACTTTCGTCGAAATTGAGAATCCACTGCTTGAGACCTTTAAAGTAGAACAAAACTTTCCCAATCCTTTTAATTCATCTACTACAATAAAATTCAATCTTCCTCATCAAAGCAATGTTCGTGTAAGTGTCTATAACTCATTGGGACAATTGATTACAATTTTATTGGACAAAGAGCTGCCAGCAGGTAGTCACGAAATTTATTTCAATGTAAAAAACTTGAACTCGGAAATTCCATCTGGTATTTACTTCATCAATTTAAATTCAGGTCATCATAACAAAACAATCAAAGCTGTCTACTTAAAATAA